One Verrucomicrobiaceae bacterium genomic window carries:
- a CDS encoding AAA family ATPase: protein MPASVLAKFSRRTAQIERLAHEKGITDPKEKETLGALTREGKRHGLTFTDLMAAWSVRLTDEEKVTISKVCYDKDQPRGARVTASEAVDYALAKLFEKQSVVERGRILAEAMRYGIGNTTPQSIKSEFEKRALIGRLVGEEHLCTTIDVLAEEVALISFARVGRNSAMPLGGRGKMNLGAMLSDEQRAAVKHILTTRDQVIALRGGAGVGKTTLMKEAVAAIEARGKVFAFAPSASASRETLREAGFEVLKRWLTC, encoded by the coding sequence ATGCCTGCCAGTGTGCTTGCCAAGTTTTCAAGGCGCACCGCTCAAATCGAGCGGCTGGCGCATGAAAAAGGCATCACGGACCCGAAAGAAAAGGAGACGTTGGGGGCGCTGACTCGTGAGGGCAAGCGGCACGGTCTGACCTTCACGGACCTCATGGCGGCTTGGAGCGTCCGGCTAACCGATGAGGAAAAAGTCACCATCTCGAAGGTTTGCTATGACAAGGATCAGCCTCGCGGGGCGAGGGTGACGGCTTCCGAAGCGGTGGATTACGCCCTCGCCAAGCTGTTTGAAAAACAGTCGGTCGTGGAGCGGGGGAGGATTCTCGCGGAGGCGATGCGCTATGGCATCGGCAACACGACACCGCAGTCGATCAAATCTGAGTTTGAAAAGAGGGCGCTGATCGGGCGGCTGGTCGGGGAAGAACATCTCTGCACGACAATTGACGTGCTGGCTGAGGAAGTGGCACTCATCAGCTTCGCCCGTGTGGGTCGCAATTCAGCGATGCCGCTCGGCGGACGCGGCAAGATGAACCTGGGGGCGATGCTTTCAGATGAACAGCGGGCGGCGGTGAAGCATATCCTGACGACTCGTGACCAAGTGATTGCGCTTCGTGGAGGGGCTGGGGTCGGCAAGACAACGCTGATGAAAGAGGCGGTCGCCGCTATTGAGGCGAGGGGTAAAGTTTTCGCCTTCGCTCCCTCGGCGTCTGCGTCTCGTGAGACACTGCGCGAAGCCGGTTTTGAGGTGCTGAAACGGTGGCTCACCTGCTGA
- a CDS encoding relaxase domain-containing protein, with product MAHKSAAAARQYYTEGLKREDYYTEKQEVVGNWHGKAAERMGLSGNVTSDAFAALVENRHPVDGGRLTPHTKSDRIVGYDLNFHAPKSLSVLYAMTLDKGVLKAFRQAVQETMVEIEESTATRVRKRGESSNRVTGNLAWAEFVHFTARPVGGIQTRICIVHCFAFQCHFRRGGEALEGGEVSRHQTERTLQRSGVSFPSGGGACGARIFHPADKAGLGNQGDACQCACQVFKAHRSNRAAGA from the coding sequence GTGGCTCACAAAAGTGCGGCTGCTGCCCGCCAATACTACACGGAAGGTCTCAAACGTGAGGACTACTACACCGAGAAACAGGAGGTAGTGGGCAACTGGCATGGCAAAGCCGCCGAACGGATGGGGCTGTCAGGAAACGTCACCAGTGATGCGTTTGCCGCACTGGTTGAGAACCGGCATCCGGTAGATGGCGGGAGGCTGACGCCCCATACCAAGTCGGACAGAATCGTCGGCTACGACCTCAACTTTCACGCGCCAAAAAGTCTCTCGGTTCTGTATGCGATGACGTTGGACAAAGGCGTCCTGAAAGCGTTCCGGCAGGCGGTTCAGGAAACAATGGTGGAGATCGAAGAGAGCACAGCGACGCGGGTGCGAAAGCGCGGGGAGTCGAGCAATCGGGTGACGGGGAATCTGGCGTGGGCGGAGTTCGTTCACTTCACGGCGCGTCCGGTCGGGGGGATTCAGACCCGCATTTGCATCGTCCACTGCTTCGCCTTTCAATGCCACTTTCGACGGGGAGGAGAAGCGCTGGAAGGCGGCGAAGTTTCGCGACATCAAACGGAACGCACCCTACAGCGAAGCGGCGTTTCATTCCCGTCTGGCGGTGGCGCTTGCGGCGCAAGGATATTCCATCCAGCGGACAAAGCAGGGCTGGGAAATCAAGGGGATGCCTGCCAGTGTGCTTGCCAAGTTTTCAAGGCGCACCGCTCAAATCGAGCGGCTGGCGCATGA
- a CDS encoding Fic family protein, with protein MPHIPTWNWQQEDWPRFRYDSTKLDALEDEFLRQSGVFIGAVKHVSDDDRQQLTVELMGDEAFNTSEIEGEILNRDSLQSSIRRNFGLTTDNRKIPPAEQGIAQMMVELYRQFDKPLSNELLFHWHQLLMNGRRDIKDVGRYRTHESAMQVVSGPLHAPKVHFEAPPSKYIPAEMERFVQWFIRTAPGGKSPLPILTRAGIAHLYFVCVHPFEDGNGRVGSAVAEKVISEGLGQATLIALSQTINRARRHYYETLECSNKHNEITAWLVYFAKTVIEAQAQAQCMVDFIIAKTKFYDRFRSRFNERQDKVIARMMREGPEGFKGGLSAENYIRITGTSRATATRDLQHLVEMNALVRTGALKSTRYHLYITTKP; from the coding sequence ATGCCGCACATACCCACCTGGAATTGGCAACAGGAAGACTGGCCGCGATTTCGCTACGACAGCACGAAGCTGGACGCTCTGGAGGATGAATTCCTCCGGCAATCCGGCGTCTTCATAGGTGCCGTCAAGCACGTCTCCGACGACGACCGCCAGCAGCTCACCGTTGAACTCATGGGCGACGAAGCGTTCAACACGTCCGAGATCGAGGGCGAAATTTTGAACCGCGACAGCCTGCAATCATCCATCCGCCGCAACTTCGGCCTCACGACCGACAACCGCAAAATTCCACCCGCCGAGCAGGGCATCGCGCAGATGATGGTGGAGCTTTACCGCCAGTTCGACAAGCCGCTCTCAAACGAGTTGCTGTTTCACTGGCATCAACTGTTGATGAACGGACGCCGCGACATCAAAGACGTTGGTCGCTACCGCACTCACGAGAGCGCAATGCAGGTGGTGTCAGGGCCGCTCCATGCCCCGAAGGTCCATTTTGAAGCGCCACCTTCAAAATACATTCCTGCGGAAATGGAACGCTTCGTGCAGTGGTTCATCCGCACTGCCCCAGGCGGCAAATCGCCGCTTCCCATTTTGACCCGCGCAGGCATCGCGCATTTGTATTTCGTGTGCGTGCATCCCTTCGAGGATGGCAACGGGCGGGTTGGCAGCGCCGTCGCCGAAAAAGTCATATCCGAAGGGCTTGGGCAAGCCACATTGATTGCCCTCTCGCAGACCATCAACCGCGCTCGCAGGCACTACTACGAGACGCTTGAGTGCAGCAACAAGCACAATGAGATCACGGCTTGGCTGGTTTACTTCGCCAAGACAGTCATAGAAGCGCAGGCGCAGGCGCAGTGCATGGTGGATTTCATCATCGCCAAGACCAAGTTCTACGACCGCTTCCGCAGCCGGTTCAATGAACGCCAGGACAAGGTGATTGCGCGTATGATGCGTGAAGGGCCGGAGGGCTTCAAGGGGGGGCTCAGTGCCGAGAACTACATCCGAATCACCGGGACATCCCGTGCTACCGCAACCCGTGACCTGCAACACTTGGTGGAGATGAATGCGCTCGTTCGCACCGGCGCTTTGAAGAGCACCCGCTACCATCTTTACATCACTACCAAGCCGTAA
- a CDS encoding ArdC family protein has protein sequence MKPDIYEQVTDRIITQLESGVVPWKSPNFSKVGFPRNFATNRAYQGINVFLLGSLRFTSPFCLSFIQAKVLGGYNRKGEHGSLVVKYGTYTKEGRAGGSRGSRDAPLFEGLHRVSCFADRRHRISAAR, from the coding sequence ATGAAACCAGACATCTACGAACAGGTCACAGACCGCATCATCACGCAGCTTGAATCAGGGGTTGTCCCTTGGAAATCGCCAAACTTCTCGAAGGTTGGTTTTCCCCGCAACTTCGCAACCAACAGAGCCTATCAGGGCATTAACGTCTTTTTGCTTGGAAGCCTGCGCTTTACATCGCCTTTCTGCCTGTCCTTCATTCAGGCCAAGGTGCTTGGCGGATACAACCGCAAAGGTGAGCACGGTTCCCTTGTCGTGAAATACGGCACCTACACGAAGGAGGGACGAGCAGGCGGCAGTCGAGGAAGCAGAGACGCGCCGCTTTTTGAAGGCTTACACCGTGTTTCATGCTTCGCAGATCGAAGGCATCGAATTTCCGCAGCCCGATAA
- a CDS encoding AAA family ATPase: MAHLLTNLKMRKQVRGQVIWIDEAGLLGVREMWRIMEIAGNGTRVILTGDTAQHAPVARGDAFRLLQQHAGLRIAEVTLIRRQELEDYKQAIEALSKGDCERA, translated from the coding sequence GTGGCTCACCTGCTGACAAACTTGAAGATGCGAAAGCAGGTTCGGGGGCAGGTCATCTGGATTGACGAAGCAGGGCTGCTTGGGGTGCGCGAGATGTGGCGGATCATGGAGATTGCCGGCAATGGAACGCGGGTGATTTTGACTGGAGACACGGCGCAACATGCGCCGGTCGCCCGTGGCGATGCCTTCCGGCTGCTTCAACAACATGCGGGACTGCGGATCGCCGAAGTGACGCTGATTCGCAGGCAGGAGCTTGAGGATTACAAACAGGCGATTGAGGCTCTGAGCAAAGGAGACTGCGAACGGGCTTGA